The DNA window ACAGGAAAGCATATCAGTGCTCGTGCACACCATTATCTACTCAGcaaatgtcagtattttttccaGCAACCTACAGTTAAGTACTAACATCTTCACCAAAGGCTGCAATATTCCCAGGTTACAGCCATCTGAACGTGGGACATTTTGTCAGGGAAACAAATGCCCTTtccccccattccctgctgctgaggctgATTACCATCTCAGGGGAAACGTTTTTATAGGAACATCTCAAACAGATACTGGCAAAAAATATTGGGAAATACAGGATGCTTTGAAGATGCTCTCTAACAAAACATTTCTCGTATTTAAGACCAGTATTCAAGGGAGAACCTTATTAATTTCATCATTTATAGTTCAGCCAAGGTATTTAAGGAGAAATACTCTTGGTTGCTGGCACAGTCAGGTGCTGCAATGCACAGGAACTGGTTGAAAGAAGGCAGTCTGCATCAGTAATCAGGTTAGAGtcagctgcctctgccctccagctccctctgaaATGGCATGTAGTCTAATTAGTTGTAGAAAGGATTTTACTGAATAGTTGTAAACAGATCTGAGGGCTTGGAATAAAATCAATCTGACTGTGGAAACTTTTCAGGATAATTATAAACTGTTATTGGCAGAGTGTGAGAGAGACCAAAGGACTTTAAGCAGTGGGAAACGTGTAGCTGTGCgggctgctctctgcagggggaaggagagagatggAGGTTGTGGGGGTCTAACCAGGCCTTTACCAGAGGAGAGATGGGGGGCTTAAGCTGCTGGGGAGACTTCCTCAGagatgtgctttttttaatgctcctgaatgttttgttcttttctgtaatGTTAATGACACCTGAGGTACCAACATACCTCATGGTGGAGAGTACATGACCAGGTGAACTGCACAGGGAAATGCTaatgcttattaaaaaaaaaaaaaaaagggaagaaaaggaaaaatattaggGGTTTAAGCATGGTTTTATATAAAGGTATGTAAAAATTCTCTTTCCAGAGATCAGAATGCTCTTGGCTCAGACCTTCACCATTTCCCTACTGATGTAAGCTCTGAAAATTGCATCTCCTGGGCAGGCCAGTCCTCGCTGCCCTGTGAAGTTACCCTGGCCACCAGCCCACCTTGACCTGCTGCTCGACTCAGTGTTCCTGTTCATGGCAATGCCCCAGAATTCCACCAGAGAAAATGGCTTTTGTTTCACTCAGACTCTTGACTTCTCCCACCCGTCTCCTCGTCCTGGCGATGCCAGCCGGACCTTCAGTGCTGAGAGGGGGCTGGATGCCTGTGGCACCCCAGTGAGCAATGGCATCGCCTCCCCCGGTGTGCCCAGCCCCTCTGACTCGTGTGCTGAACCCCTCTGCTCCACCACCCCGGGAGAGGAGGAGACCCGGTTCGAGGAAGGGATTAAATATGTGTCGGCTGAAGGGGAGGAACTGGCCTGTGGCTGGGGGGCGTTCACCCCTGGCTGCTTACAGCTCTGCAACACGTCCAAGGGCGTCTTGTTCTTCCTCTGCGTGGCCTCCTTCCTGCAAGGCATGACCGTGAACGGCTTCATCAACACCGTCATCACCTCCATCGAGCGCCGCTTCGACCTCCGCAGCTACCAGAGCGGGCTGATCGCCAGCTCCTACGACATCGCGGCCTGTGTCTGCCTCACCTTCGTCAGCTACTTTGGGGGGAACGGCCACAAACCAcggtggctgggctggggggtgcTGGTCATGGGCTTGGGCTCCCTGCTCTTCGCCTTGCCCCACTTCACCACGGGGCAGTACGAGGCACGCTCGGCGGCCGAGGTGGGTGTCTGCGGGGGCAACCAGAGCCTGCCGTGCTCCCAGGCTGCCTCCAGCCTCTCCGGCTACAGGTTTGTCTTCATGCTGGGGCAGTTCCTGCACGGGATGGGAGCCACGCCGCTCTACACGCTCGGCGTCACCTATTTAGATGAAAACGTCAAGACTAACTACTCCCCTGTGTACATTGGTgagtggggctggaggggcagcTCGAGCCCTTGGGCGGGGTGATGGGAGGGAGAGGTGGTTCCTCTGCCTCAGCACCCAACAGCCCACAGTGGGAACacctctcctggcactgctcagtCTTTTGTTCCTGATAACGGGCAAGGTGGAAATCAGAGAGAcgtggcagctgctggggaggtTTGGATTATTTACTGGGACGAACTGTAAGCACAGCTGGGTATTTTTCCCCCCGCAGCTCATACCTTGAGGATCAGGAggtgcctcctgctcctggcatgGGGCCAGCTGGGGAGAGTCCTCTTGCCATGCCCTGGTGTATGGCATTAGCATCTCTGGCAGGCAGCCATGAGGCCATACCCCATCTGTGCATGGGgacacagaaccacagaatagtttgggtttgaagggacctttaaaggtcatctagtccaaccccctgcaacgagcagggacaccttcaacttgttcaggttgctcagagccctgtccaatctgaccttgaatgtttccagggatggagcatctgcCGCCtgtctgggcagcctgtgccagtgttttaccaccctcattgtaaaaaactcCTTTCTTATACCTAATCTGAATCTTTAGATCATCACCCCTTTAGTGCCACAGCAGAGCAAGGATGGTCACTGGGCTTTGGTCACTGCTGGTGCAAAGCACAGCCAAGAACAGAGGCTCAGCTCACTCCTCTGTATCACTGCTCACTTAGCAGCTGCCAGATACCCATAGTCCTGTTTGGTGAAATTGCTAAAAGGGTGATCTTTTAGCAATTCCGAAATTTATCAGTCTGCCCATGTTGTTGTAGAAGGCTGTGTAGTGTGGGAAGGAGATCACTAGGAGATCATCAGCAAGTTGATGGTCCTTCCATATGTTGTTGTTTAAACAGCAAACCAAAATAAGTGCCAGTGGTGCCACGTTTAGTGTAGACATTGCGTGTCATCAGTGGGGAGAGAACAGTGCTGCTTATCCTGCCAGCAGCTAGGATGTGGCAGCAGGGTCAGATGCATCCCTGCTAAATAAGCTGAACCAAATTTGCCTGCCCCTTGCTATAAAAATTCCCAGGCTGAATGCAAAAGTTTCCCTGGGACAAAAGCATGAGATGAAAACTCGTTAGAACtatctgtgtttgtgtctcagtGGTTTAGGGAGAGGGGTGTGATGTGGCCAGAGGCTGAGCAGCCTGCATCCAGGAGGGAATtgggctggggatgctgggcaccagcagtgctctgcagcatccctggctgACACGCTGCTGGTTGTCTAACACagcttgttttccctttcagctgttttctaCACTGCTGCAATCCTTGGGCCTGCAGCGGGTTATCTGGTAGGAGGaatgtttctaaatatttatactgaaaTTGGCAGAGAGTAAGtcgttaaaaaaaaatcttgttccTTTCCCTTTATGCTCTAAGTTTCctttggggtaaaaaaaaaacaaacaaaccaatgATCTGAAACAATGACCTGGTGGCTGGGTGGAGGCGTGCCTGGGGTGTTTGGTGATGTGTCTGCAggggggagaggctggaagagTGGTTTGCATTAGTGCTGCTACTGGAGGGAAATTGCTGACAAACCTGTCAGCTTAAATCCTCCTTCACGCTGCACTGCCTGTGCTAATGAGGCTACGAGCAGCAGGTGAATTTTTTGAATGAGTTCCCTGATGAGCAGTGCTACCAGCAGTGCTGATGGTCCTCCCAGTCATCCCACCAGGATGCTTAGTCCCTCCTTGCTTTGTAGTATTTGTAATTTATTCTTGTTTCCTTACAGATTCTTTggcagatcacagaatcatagaatggtttgggttggaagggaccttaacgattatctagttccaacgcctctgccataggcagggacaccttccactagaccagatgAATGGATTAAAAAGGGGAAATGGGTTTCCAGGGGAAGGAATGGGTTATTTGTACCAGTTTTATTGCAAAGTGTGGTTTTAGGGTGGAGCAAGGATCTTAGCAGCCCCCAAAGCACAAATGAAAAGGGGTGAGGTGAATGTATAAGCCAGAGATGAAATGAGAATTAAATGATACAATTTCCTGGGCTCATTAAGTGGTCAGACAGGCAGGAGGCAGTGTGGCAGATCACCACAGGGGAGCCAGAGCTCGGTTTCCTTCCCTGTCACCCCCTCCCTGTgttcccccagcccctgccagcctcAACAAGAGGCACACCGAGCTGTCCTGCTCTGTTTCCAACCGCCACCTCTCTCCCTTGTGCCCTTTTGGCTTCGCTTCCCACAGGATCGGCATCTCCCCGGAGAACACGCTGTGGGTGGGGGCGTGGTGGATCGGCTTCCTCGGGGCCGGAGCAGCCTCCCTCctcatctccatccccatcctgggGTACCCCCAGCGCCTCCCAGGTACGTGgctcccccagggctggggctgggactgCACTGCTCGCGCCTGCCTTGGGGCTTGCATCCTCATGCACGTGCATAGCTGGGGCCACAGGGATAAAGGAAGAACTTCCAGTGCTTAAGTTGTAATTCCCAAAATGATTTCACCGCCTTGGCTTTCCATCTGCCTCTTTTACTGCTTCTCCCTTGCAGCTGTTGGTGGAGGGAGGATGTCACGTTGcattttccctctgcaaatCCTCTGCTTCAGTAGCATCCACATCCCGTGTCTGACACGCTCCCTGTTCCTGTTTGCCTCTCACTTGCAGGATCTCAGCGATATATTGTTATGAGGGTGTCAGAGGCTCATCAGATAAAGGATGGGAGCCACAAAAAAGCATCGGATCCAGACTTTGGGAAAACAGTTAAAGATCTGCCTCGGTGAGAAATCCACCTCATGCCTGAGGTTCGGGGAGCCCTCTCCAGAGGAGAGAGAGTAATGGGCCCAGGTTGAGCTTGCTTTTAGCCCTGCCAGCTCGAAGGTTTTGCCCATCTCAAGCAATGACACTTCCTTACAGAGGAGGTGCCAAAATGCCTGGTCCTGTCAGTGTCTGGTGGCTCTCGGTGAAGGGGCTGAACCAGAACTGGTGCTGGGGATCCCATGGGAGAGAAGGGGACAAGGGGCTGGTCCCATCTGGGGTTTTCGGAAGCTCACATCCATGTGTGCAGATCCACCTTCAGCCCTGTGCCACACACTGAGTTTCACTGAGAGTGTCTTGATGCCAAGCTTTAGGTGACAGGAGATGCCCAGGCATTGCCAGCTCattccctctccccagcagcaTTTTGTCTGCCTGTTTGCTTATGCCTGGCCTCACCTGGCCCAGTTGCGTGTTTTCCAacatctcctcctccccagccccttgGGGCTTTTTGCCTTTCCTCTATTTTTACTTATGTTAGATCCCTGTTTGGCCTTTTAATGAGAAACGAGATGAAACAAGGCCCCCTGATTCTCACAGCTCCCTTCCAAATCCAGGGAACAAGATATGCCGCACTGTAGCTTTCAgttccctttctcttttattcttagtttccttttttttttttcccatttgccTTCACATCTTCCAACCACCTTTTATGTGTTACTACTTCTTATCTCTCCAGCAAGGCAGTGACACAGCAACTTGCTTaatccctgagctgctgcttggctGAGTGGTGCAGGCGAGCAGGCTTGGACCCAGCGAGGTCTGGTAGGAGGTGCTTTTAAGGAGTTCTGACTGGGAACAAGCCAGTGGCCAAAATAAAACGTGGTCTTTTAACCTGGAAACTTCTGCAATAAatcttttgtgatttttttttttctgtgttgaatTGTATTTAAgtggagggcagggggagaggtgCTGCTTTGTTTACAGCTTGGGGTTAGCTGGCATTCAGGCTCTGGATGTTACAGAGATACCTGGGTATCAATTCCTTTTGGAGCTTGCAGTCAATAaggggctttttcttttttgtctttctcccaGGACCATTTTTAGGGAGGAGATTGTATCCGTGTGTGACGGCTGCTCCATGCAAAGGCAAACACTCAGTGTTGCCAAaccccaggctgctgccaacAATTATTTCTGAGCTGTAGTTGTGGTGTTGCTGTTGTGCTGGCAGAGGAGGGTGGAAGCAGGTGCTCAGTACCAGTTTTCAGCACCAATCGATCTGTGTTGTGTCAACACAGTGACTCACATCGGTCTGGAATTCTTGGAGACTTTGTAGGAACTTTACCAGGGGTTAAGACAGTTTTATGAAGAATATTACATTGAACAGATTTCAATACTGTTATTAAATGGCATTCTTGACTGGGTGCCATTTTCCAAGGTCATGGCTTATTCTCCGCACGGAAATTAAATTCAGAACCTGCATTTAAA is part of the Chiroxiphia lanceolata isolate bChiLan1 chromosome 17, bChiLan1.pri, whole genome shotgun sequence genome and encodes:
- the SLCO4A1 gene encoding solute carrier organic anion transporter family member 4A1 — translated: MAMPQNSTRENGFCFTQTLDFSHPSPRPGDASRTFSAERGLDACGTPVSNGIASPGVPSPSDSCAEPLCSTTPGEEETRFEEGIKYVSAEGEELACGWGAFTPGCLQLCNTSKGVLFFLCVASFLQGMTVNGFINTVITSIERRFDLRSYQSGLIASSYDIAACVCLTFVSYFGGNGHKPRWLGWGVLVMGLGSLLFALPHFTTGQYEARSAAEVGVCGGNQSLPCSQAASSLSGYRFVFMLGQFLHGMGATPLYTLGVTYLDENVKTNYSPVYIAVFYTAAILGPAAGYLVGGMFLNIYTEIGREIGISPENTLWVGAWWIGFLGAGAASLLISIPILGYPQRLPGSQRYIVMRVSEAHQIKDGSHKKASDPDFGKTVKDLPRSVLLLLKNPTFIFLCLAGATEATLIAGMSTFGPKFLESQFSLSASEAATFFGYLVVPAGGGGTFLGGFLVNKFKLRCSGIIKLCLLCTVTSLLAILIFFIHCPNMPMAGVTQTYDGSALPGGHLNLTAACNAKCGCLQDTYSPVCGSDDIMYYSPCHAGCRKVSEKLRNGKKVYRECSCVNRTLLPGPGDAEAGKCTSSCAKKPLLLCFMFVVILFTFLSSIPALTATLRCVSDRQRSFALGIQWIVVRTLGGIPGPIAFGSMIDKSCLLWQDQCGEQGSCYVYQNSAMSRYTLIAGLVYKVLGTTFFIVACLLYKPPPPESAPGSSDASENGNSDLQEHKPSLPAEEDI